CCCACCATAATACACACCACATGGCGGGAGATGCAAGGGGACGGAGCTAGCCGGTCCGGGATGAGAAAAATGCTCGCATCACGCGACAATATACTGAAAATAAGCTACTTATGGACGCTACGGGACCTGCTTGCACGACGCGAGCGTTTCGTAGAATACAGCCCCGCGGGAACGTCAGATGCGGAGGCCGACTTCCGGCGCGGGTGACGTCGCGAGGCTCGGGAACGCGGCGGGGAAGGCGCGCACCACGGCTTCGCCGGCCTCTTCCAGGGTGAGAGAGGCGCCCTCGGAGGCGAGGCTCGTCATGCGGACGCCGTGGATGCCGCACGCGACGATCCCGCGGAAGTTCTCAAGGGGCTCGGGCGTCACGTTGAGCGCGAAACCGTGCAGGGTGATCCAGCGACTCGCGTGCACGCCGATCGATGCGACCTTGCGGATCGCACCGGCCCCGATGAGGGCGTCCGCGCGTCCGGCGGCGACCGTTCCGAACCCGTCGTGCTCGACCGTCTCGAGGCTCCCGGCGGGTGGAGAACCCGTCCACACGCCGGTGTACGATTCGACCCGGAACGCGGGGAGGCCGCACTTCGCCAGGACGCGCAGCAGCACCTCCTCGATGCGGCGCAGATACCAGTGGAGGTCCTGCCGGTGCGCGCGGAGGTCCAGGATCGGGTAACCCACCAGCTGGCCGGGGCCGTGATACGTGAGGTCGCCGCCGCGCTCGATCTCGACCAGATCCAGCCCCGCCTCGGCGAGCCATGCCTGGTCGGGGGGGATGAAATCCTCCCTCGATCCCCGCCCGATGGTGATCACGGGGAGGTGTTCGACGAGGAGAAGAAGATCATGGTCCGGCGGAGATTTCCGCCGCCAGCGGGCGATGGAGCGCTGAAGCTCGAGCACCTCCCGGTACTCGCGCCGGCCGAGGTCGACCGCGCGGAGTTGCCGCTCCCCGCTCATCGAAGCTCCGCCTGCCCCCGCCCGCCTACATGTGGATCGAGCGCCCGAGCGCGGCGAACGCGGCCTCCATCACGGCCTCGGCCATGCTGGGGTGTGCGTGCGCGTGACCCACGATCTCGTCCAGCGTGGCTTCCAGTTCGCGCGCCATGCCGACCTCCGCCACGAGCTCGCTCACGTTGTGTCCGATCATGTGGACGCCCAGCACTTCACCGTACTTGGCGTCGGCCACGATCTTCACGAAACCGTCCGCGGATTCGGCGGTCAGCGCGCGTCCGTGCGCCCCGAGCGGGTACTTGCCGGTGACGACTTCGTAGCCCGCCTCCTCGGCTTGCGCCGCGGACATGCCGATCGAGGCGACTTCGGGGTGGCAGTATCCGACGGAGGGGATGTTCCCGTACGTCATCGGGTGCTTGGCGGCGCCGGCGATATGCTCGGCGGCGACGATGCCCTCGTGCGACCCGACGTGCGCCAGCATCGGCTGCCCGGCCACGTCCCCGATCGCGTAGACCCCCGGCTGGTTCGTCCGGCACCACTCGTCGATCCGGATGAAGCCGTTCTCCACGGCGACCCCGTTCTTCTCGAGGCCGAGATTCTCGGACACGGGCCGCCGTCCGACGGCCATGAGCACGAGATCCGTCTCCTCGGCGGTCTCACTGCCGTCGGGGTTCACGACCGTGAGGACCATCGGGCTCGCGTCGCGGTCAAGGTGCTTGACGCGGGTGTTCGTGAGATTGCGGATCCCCCGCTTCTTGAACGAGCGTTCGAGCGCCTTCCCGATCTCGGGATCCTCGAAGGGCACGAGCGTGTCGAGCGCCTCGATCAGCGTGACGTCCACGCCGAAGGCGTTGAAGACATCGGCGAACTCGACGCCCACGAATCCGGCGCCGACGACCGCCATCTTCGCCGGGAGTTCCTGGAGACCCAGCGCCTCGCGGCTGCCGATCACCTTCTCGCCGTCGAGTTCGAAGCCGGGGAAGGTCTTCATCACGGAACCCGTTGCGAAGACGACGTTGCGGGTGGCGATCTCCCGGGTCTCGCCGTCCTCCGACTCGACCGCGACGCGGCCCGCTCCCGCCAGCCGGCCGCGACCCTGCACGATGTCGACCTTGTTCTTCCCGAGCAGGTACTTCACGCCGGCCGTGAGCTTCCGGGTGATGATGCGGCTCCGCTTCACCGCCGCGGAGAAGTCGTACTCCACTTCGACCGGCTTCACGCCCATGCGGGCGCCGTGGTGCTGGAGGTTGTGCGCGAGCGCGGCGCTCTCGAGCAGCGCCTTGGCGGGGATGCAGCCCCAGTTCAGGCAGGTGCCGCCGAGGCCGCCCTCGTACGACCCGCTCTCGACGCAGGCGGTCCGAAGTCCGAGTTGGGCGGCCCGGATCGCGCATACGTAGCCGGCCGGTCCGGCCCCGACTACGACGACGTCGTATGTCTCCGACATCTATCCCTTCACTCTCTGGATTTTTTAGAGGATCATCTCGAGCGGGTTCTCGAGCATCGCCTTGAAGGCCCCGAGGAAAGCCGCGCCCGAGGCGCCATCGATGACGCGGTGATCGCACGACATGGTCACGCGCATCCGCTTGCGGACGACGACCTGGCCGTCCACGGCGACGGGCTTCTCGACCGTCTGTCCGATGGCGAGGATGCCGGCTTCCGGCGGATTGATGATCGCCGTGAACTGGTCGATCTCGAACATGCCGAGGTTGCTGACCGAGAAGGTCCCGCCCTGGTACTCCTCCGGCGCGAGCTTGCGCGCCCGCGCCCGGGCGATGAGGTCGCGCGCCTCGACCGAGATCTGCCGCAGCCCCTTGCGGCCCGCGTCGCGCAGCACCGGCGTGATGAGGCCTTCGTCGAGCGCGACCGCGATGCCGAGGTGGACCGCGCCGTGGTAGCGGATCGCGTTCTCCTCCCACGACGCGTTGACCGCCGGATGGCGGTTGAGGGCCTCGGCCGTCGCCTTCAGGAGCAGGTCCGTCACGCCGATCTTGCCGTCCGCGAAGCGGGCGTTGAGGTCCGCGCGCAACTCGAGCGCGCGGCCCATGTCGACCTCGGTCGTGAGGAAGAAGTGAGGGACGGGTCCGATCGACTGGCCGAGCCGGCGGGCGATCGCCTTCCGCATCTGGCTCGCCTCCTCGACCCGGTCCTCGAGACCGGGAGGGGGCGGCGCGGGCGCGGGTGGAAGGGGCGCCTCGGTGGGCGGCGCGGGCGCGGGCGCGGGGACCGGGGCGACGCCCGGGGCGCCGCCGGCCAGGGCGGCCTCGATGTCGGCCTTGACGATCCGGCCCCCCGGCCCGGACCCGGTGAGGCCCGCCAGCGCGATCCCGCTCTCCGCGGCCATTCGCCGCGCCACGGGCGAGGCCTTGATGCGGCCCCCGGCCACCGCGGCCGCGCCGCCGGGCGCCGCACCCGCCGGATCGGCCGCGACCTCGACCGGCGCGACGGGCTCCGGCGCCACCGCGGTCGCGGCGGGCTCCACGGCCGCCGTGGCGGGCTCCTCGGCCGGACCTTCCGCCGGCCCGTCGCCGCCGGCCGCTTCCGCTTCCGCGAGCAGGTCGTCGATGGCCTCGTCCGGCTCGGCGATCACGCCGATGAGCGCGCCCACCGGGACCGTGGCGCCCTCCTGCACGATGATCTTGCGCAGCACGCCGCCGCCGAGCGCCTCGACATCCATGTTCGCCTTGTCCGTCTCGATCTCCGCGACGACGTCTCCCTGCGCCACGGCATCGCCCTCGGCGACCTTCCACTCGATGAGCTTGCCCTCCTCCATCGTCGGGCTCAGCTGCGCCATCACGACTCTCGTAGGCATATCGGTCGACGTCCCGCGGCTAGTCGGCGTAGCACACGTGGCGCACCGCCGCCGCCACATGGTCCGCGTTGGGGGTCACGAGCTTCTCCAGGTTCTTCGCGTAGGGCATGGGCACATCCAGCCCGTTCACGCGCGCCACCGGCGCGTCCAGCGAGTCGAACGCCTCGCGCTGAATGTCGTCCACGACCTGGGCCCCGACGTTGCACATCGGCCACCCCTCCTCCGCGACCACGGCCCGGTTCGTCTTCCTCACCGACGCCACGATCGCGTCCACGTCCAGCGGACGTACGGTGCGCAGGTCCAGCACCTCCACATCGATATCTTCCTTCTCCAGCGCGCGGGCCGCCGCGAGCGCCTGGTGCACCATCTTCGAGTGGCACACCACAGTCACGTCCGACCCTTCGCGCTTCACCTCGGCCTTGCCGATCGGGGTCAGGTATTCCTCTTCCGGCACCTCGTCCCGGACGAGGTTGTACATGATCTCGCTCTCGATGAACACGACGGGGTCGTTGTCGCGGACCGCGCTCTTCAGGAGTCCCTTCGCGTCCTTCGCCGTGGCGGGCGCGATCACCTTCAGCCCCGGCACGTAGCTGTACCAGGGCTCCGGCGACTGCGAGTGCTGCGCCGCGAGCTGGAGCGCCGCGCCCCCCGGTCCCCGGAAGACGATGGGGACGTTGTACTGTCCGCCCGACATCTGGTACATCTTCGCCGCCGCGTTCACGACCTCGTCGATGGCGAGCAGGGCGAAGTTCCACGTCATGAACTCGACGATCGGCCGCAGACCCGCCATCGCCGCGCCCACCCCGAGCCCCGCGAACCCCAACTCGGCGATGGGGGCGTCCCGCACGCGCCATTCCCCGAACTGGTCGAGCAGCCCCTTCGTGACCTTGTAGGCGCCGTCGTACTCCCCCACCTCTTCGCCGATGATGAAGATCGAGTCGTCGCGCTCCATCTCTTCGCGGAGGGCGTCGTTCAGCGCTTCCCGATACGTGAGGACGGCCATCAGCGCAGCTCCTTCCGCCACGCGTCGCGCCGCCGCATGTCGTCGGGATACCCGTCCGAATACACGTAGCGATACAGCGCTTCCGAATCGGGGAAGGGGCTCCGGTCCGCGAAGGCCGCGGACTCTTCGGCGATGTCCTTCGCCTCGCGGTCGATCGCCTTGTACTCCTCCTCCGTCAGCCGCCCCGCGTCCATGAGTTGGCGGGTGAAGGAGAGGATCGGGTCATCCGACCGCCACTTCTCGACTTCCTCGCGCGTCCGGTACGTCCCGTGCATCGGATCCGCCATCGAGTGGCCCATGTAGCGGAAGCAGCGCGCCTCGATGAAGCTGGGCGTCTTCTCGTTCCGTGCCCGCTCGATCGCCTCCTCCATGGCCTGGCGGACCGCGAGCACATCCATGCCGTCCACATCGAGCGAGGTGAGGCCCTCGTACGCCCGGCCGCGGTCCTTGAGTTCCTTCACCGCCGCCACGCGCCGGAAGTCGGTCCCCATCCCGTACCGGTTGTTCTCGAGGAGGAAGATGACGGGCAGCTTCCAGCGCGCGGCCATGTTCATCGACTCGTGGAAGGCGCCGATGTTGACCACCGAGTCTCCGAAAAAGCAGAGGCAGACCTGGTCTCCGCCCCGGTACCGGATCGCGTAGCCGACCCCGACCGCGAGCGGCAGGTGGCTCCCGACGATGCCGTGTCCGCCCATGAAGTTGAGCGTCTTGTCGAACATGTGCATCGAGCCGCCGAAGCCCTTCGAGCAGCCGTCCACCCGTCCGTAGAGTTCGGCCATGACGGCGTTCGGCGTCATCCCGCGCGCGATCGCCTGCGCGTGGTCGCGATACGCCGTGACCACGTAGTCATCGTCCCGCAGCGGAGAGATCGATCCGGCGGAGACCGCTTCCTGCCCGATGTAGAGGTGGCAGAAGCCGCCGATCTTGCCGACCTGGTAGACCTCCGCCGCCTTCTCCTCGAAGCGGCGCTCGATGATCATCTCCCGCAGGAGTTCGACGCATTCCTCCTTCGAGAGTCCGAGGAAGGCGTCCGGGTCTCCGCTCGATGCCCCCTCGGGGGCCGCGCCCGCCGGAGCGTCGGAGATGGTGGCCGCGGACCGGTCGGAGTTCGCCGCGCTCATCCCGCCGCCAACGCCGCGACCCGCCGGCGCAGTTCGACCACCTGTTCGCGCGCATGATAGCTGGACCGAACGAGCGGCCCGCTCTCGACGTGCAGGAACCCCCGCGATTCCCCGATCTCCTTCCAGCGCAGGAACTCCTCCGGGGACACGTAGCGGTCGATCGGAAGATGGTCCCGGGACGGCCTCAGGTACTGGCCCAGCGTGAGGATCTGCACGCCGGCTTCGAGCGCGTCTCCCATGAACTCCTCGATGTCGGCGGCCGTCTCGCCGAGCCCGAGCATGATCCCCGTCTTGATGAGGACCCGGTCATCCAGTTGCCGTCCCGTCGTCAGGACGTCCAGAGAGCGGTCGTAGCGGCCGCCGGGCCGGGCGACCCGGTGCAGCCGGCGCACGGTCTCCATGTTGTGATTGAAGATCTCGGGCCTCGCGTCGATCACCGTGCGGATCGCCTCGGGATTCCCCTGGAAGTCCGGCGTCAGCACTTCGATCGAACACTCGGGACGGCGCAGCCGGATCTCGCGGATCATCTCGGCGAAGATCCAGGCGCCGCCATCGGGCAGGTCATCGCGGTCGACGGACGTGATGACGCAGTGGTTGAGTTGCAGTCGCTCGATGGCCTCCGCGACGCGTCGCGGCTCGTCCTCGTCGAGTTCCTCCGGCCGGCCGTGCGCGATCGCGCAGTAGGGGCAGTTGCGCGTGCACACGTCGCCCATGATGAGGAACGTCGCCGTCCCCGCCTCCCAGCACTCGCCGATGTTGGGGCAGCGCGCCTCCTCGCAGACGGAGCTGAGTTCCAGCCCTCGCATCAGTTCCTTGAGGCGCAGATAGTTGGGCCCTCCGGGCGCGCGCACCTTGAGCCAGCGCGGCTTCCGCGAAGGCCAGGCATCGGCCGTGCTCCCTCCCTGTATGACCTCTAGTGGCTTCAACGCCGCCGCCTTCTCGCCAAGTAATCCGCCCTGTATTTTCGGGTCCCGCGAACCCCGCCGAACCGTCCAGATGCCGTCCGCCCGGAACCATCCAAGATACCGGCTGTTGCACGACGGACCAACCCGATGCGCCCGTCCGCGCGGGCGGCATTGCGGAATTGCTCAGCCTTCGGGCCTCGGGTATGTTCCCGCGCATGACCTACATCATCACCGAACCATGCATGAGCGAGAAGGACGCATCCTGCGTGGATGTGTGCCCCGTCGACTGCATCTACGAGGGAGAGGATCAGTACTACATCCACCCCGAGGAGTGCATCGACTGCGGCGCCTGCGTGCCCGAGTGCCCCGTGGAGGCCATTTATCCGGACGACGAAGTGCCGGAACAGTACGACGCCTTCACCGCGAAGAACTACACCTACTTCGACGTTCCCCCGCCCGACTGACACCGGGCGTGAGCCTCGAGTCCGACCCCTGAGGCGAGCCACCGCGATGTGGAACCGGCGCCCGCGCGGCCTGCTCGGACCGCACCTGGTGAGCCTCGGTCTCCTGCTTTCGCCGTACGCCTCCGCCGCGCAGGAACACGCACACGAAGCCGCGGCGCATGCCGACGACTCGTCCCCGCCGCGCCTGCCCGCCGCGAGTCCGCTCATCGACGTGCGGGTGTACGCGGCCGATCGCGAGTTCGAGATCATCGTCGGCCCCGTCTCGCTGCCGGCCGGCGGTCCGCACCTGCGCCTCCCGGTGCAACTCGCGGACGTGCCGGTCGCGGGCTGGATGCACGGTTTCTCGTGGCGGATGCGGGACCGGGAGGGCAACCCGCTCCCCGACCGCCTTCTCCATCACGTCAACGTCATCGACCCGGACAGCCGCGAACTCTTCTCCGCCGTCCCGCGCCGTATTCTCGCCGCGGGCCGCGAGACGAAGAACGAGTTTCTGCCGGGCGTGCTGGGTTATCGCCTCGCGCCGGGCACCCGGGTCCTCGTAAGCGCGATGTTCGCCTCGCTCCCCGAAGCGTCGCACGACGAAGCCTTCCTCCACATCCGGCTTCCGTACACGCCGTTCGAGGATCCGGGCCTCGTGGGGCCCGTGGAAGTCTATCCGTTCTATCTCGACGTGATGGGCCCCGTCGGCGAGAAGGAGTTTCCGCTTCCGCCCGGGACCCACGGGATGAGTTGGGAGGGCAGCCCCGCCGTGGACGGACGCATCCTCGCCGTCGGAGGGCACCTGCACGACTACGGGGACTGGATTCGGCTCGAGGATCTCACAGCGAACAGGGTGATCTGGGAAATGGGGCCCGAGGTGGACGGCGAAGGCCGCACCGTCGGCGTGCCCACGAGCCGGCTCTGGTGGCGCGGGGGCGTGCGGATCCGGAAGGACCACCTCTACCGCATCTCCGTCCAGTACTCGAACCCGCTGGGACACCCGGCGCCGGACGGTGCGATGGGCGCGATCGGCGGCATCATCATCGCCGCAGACGCGGACTGGCCGGCATTCAGCCGGGACCACCCGGACTACGTCCAGGATCTCCGCAATACGCTCGAGAAACCGATCGAAGCCGCTCACGCCCACGGCCACGCATCCCGCTCGAGCGGTGGCGGCTGACGGGTAGCATGCCCGAGCTGCCCGACATCACGGTCTACCTGGAAGCGCTGGACGCGCGGATCCTGCGACGAACCCTCGAGCGCGTACGGCTTGCGAGTCCGTTTCTGCTCCGGAGCTTCGAGCCGCCGCTGACCGAGGCGCACGGCCGCAGGGTCGTGGCCCTGCGTCGGCTGGGGAAGCGAATCGCGATCGGGCTGGCCGTCCCGGATGACGGCGAAGACGAGCCGGAGCTGTGGCTCGTTCTCCACCTCATGATTGCGGGGCGGCTCCGGTGGCGGGATCCCGGCGTGACGATCCCGCGACGGCTCGGTCTCGCCGCCTTCGACTTCGCCGACGGGAGCCTCCTTCTCACCGAGGCCGGGACGAAGAAGCGGGCGTCGCTCCACGTCGTGAAGGGCGCCGAGGCCCTCGCCCGGCACGATCCCGGCGGCATCGATCCCCTCACCGCGGACCCGGACGTCTTCCGCGAGACGCTCACGGCCCGCAACCACACGCTGAAGCGGGCGCTCACGGACCCGCGGCTCTTCTCGGGCATCGGCAACGCGTATTCCGACGAGATCCTGCACCGGGCGAGGCTGTCGCCGATCAAGTGGACGAGCCGGCTCGACGACGAGGAGATTGGCCGGCTCCGCGAAGCCACGCGCCATACGCTCGAGCAATGGACGTGCCGGCTGCGCGACGAGCTGGCGGGGGAGTTCCCGGAGAAGGTGACCGCGTTCCACGACGAGATGGCGGTGCACGGGAAGTACGGGCGGCCGTGTCCGGAGTGCGCGGCGCCGGTGCAGCGGATCCGATACGCGGACAACGAAACGAACTACTGCGCCGCCTGCCAGACCGGCGGAAAGGTGCTGGCGGACCGGGCCCTCTCCCGGCTGCTGGGAAAGGACTGGCCCCGCAGCCTGGAAGCGCTCGAAGAGCTTCGGTCGGGAGGGCCGGAGCCGGCCCCCGGGGACGGCGCGTGATTCGCTACCACTACCACACGTCGCGGAAGGACATCCCCCGCCTCGGGATCGCGAAGGGGGACCCGCTGTGCCACGTCTACAGCGATGTCTCCCGCGAGGAACTGGAGGCGTGGGGCCGGCGGCACGGCCTCGAGCCCGCGTGGATCCACGACTCGACGCTCCCGCACTTCGACGCCTTCGGCGCCCGCCTGGAGTGGTGCGGCCCGGCCGTGACGCGGGCGGAACTAAAGGATCACATCCGCGCCTGGCGCGCCCGCAGGAGAGCTTAGGCTGGTTCTGCCGATTACCAGGTGGCGAGTTCCACGATCGCTTCGGCGATATCGTCGACCTGCGGCAGGGACGCGTTCTCGAGCGACGGCGCGTAGCCGATGAAGGTGTCCGTCGAGGTGATCCGCCGGATCGGCGCATCGAGCCACTCGAACAGTTCATCGGCCAGGCGGGCCGATATCTCGGCCCCGTAGCCCCACGATTTCGCATCCTCGTAGGCCACGAGCACGCGGTTCGTCTTCATCACGGAGCGGCGGATGGAATCCATGTCGACCGGGTTCAGCGACCGCAGGTCGATGAGGTCCGCCCGCACCGGCTCCCCCGCCCGGTCGAGCTTCAGGAGCGCCTTGCGCGTGCGCTCCACCATCGCCCCGTACGTGACGATCGTGAGATCGTCGCCCTCCGCGAGGAGCGCGGCCTTGCCGAACGGGATCATGTACTCGGGCCCCGGATAGACGCCCTTGTTGTACGTCTGCCGGTACAGGTGCTTGTGCTCGAGGAAGAGCACCGGGTCGTCGCACCGGATCGCGGTCCGCAGGAGCCCGTTCGCGTCGACCGCGTTCGAGGGGCAGATCACGTGCATGCCGGGCGTGTGCGTGAAGAGCGAGGCGCCCGTCTGCGAATGGTACATCGCGCCGCCCGAGATATAGCCGCCGTACGTGGTCCGGATGACGAGCGGGCACTTCCAGTGTCCCGCGGAGCGCCAGCGGAAGGTCGCGACCTCGTTCCGGAACTGGTGGTAGGCGGGCCAGATGTAGTCGAAGAACTGGACTTCGGCGACCGGCTTCAGCCCGCGCACGGCGAGACCCACGGCGCGTCCGACGATGTTCGCCTCCGCGAGGGGCGCGTTGTACACCCGCAGCGACCCGAACTCGCGCTGCAGCCCGTACGTCACCTTGAAGACGCCGCCCTTGCCCTTCACCTCATCGAGGATCTCCTCGCGGCTCGCGTCCGCCACATCCTGCCCGAACACGACGATCCGCGGATCGCGCCGCATCTCGTCGCGGATGCAGGCGTTGAGCAGGTCGACCATCGTCTTCGGATTCCCCTCGGGGTCGGGCCGGGCCTCCGTTTCGAAGGCGCTCGAGGTGGGGTCGACATCGTGCGAGTACACATGGGCGTAGACGGTCTCGGGGCCCGGCTGCGGACGGGTCATGGCCCGGTCCGCCGCGTCGGCCACATCGGCCTTGATCTCCGCCTTGAGCGATTCGAGTGCGTCGGCCTCGATCACGCCTTCCCGAACGAGGTAGTCGGCGAAGGTGAGGAGCGGGTCGCGCGCGGACTCGAGTTCCCGTTCGCCATCGGACTTGTAGAGCCGCTCATCGTCGGACATCGAGTGGCTGTAGGGGCGGGTGACATGCGCATGAACGAGCGCCGGACCCTGGCCGGACCGCACGTATCGTGCGGCGCGCCGCATGACGACATAGCTCTCGAGCGGATCCGTTCCATCGACCTCTTCGACGTGGAGGTTCGGGAAGTTCCGCACGAGACTCGAGATGCTGCCCCCGGCGGTGTTGACTTCCACCGGCACGGAGATCGCGTATCCGTTGTCCTCCACGAGGAAGAGGATGGGAAGCTGCAGGTTGGAGGCGGTGTTCATCGCCTCCCAGAACTCTCCTTCCGAGGTCGTGCCGTCCCCCGTGCAAACGAGCACGATCTCATCCGACTCCACGTGCGGGGCGACCGCGTCGAGCCCGTCGAGGCCGGCGGTCCGGGCGCGCACGATGCCCTCCGCGCACCCCACCGCCTGGTTGAACTGGGTGCCCGTCGGACTGGAAGGCGTGACGAGGCGCAGGGCCGGGGAACCGAAGTGCGCCGGCATCTGCCGTCCGCCCGTCGATGGATCCTCCTCCGCCCCGACCGCGCCGAGGAACATCTCGTACGGCGACATGCCGAGTTCGAGGCAGAGCGCGCGGTCGCGGTAGTACGTGAAGAACCAGTCGTAGCCGGGTCTGAGCGCGCGTCCCGCCGCGACGAGGAGCGCCTCGTGTCCGGCGCCGGAGATCTGGAAGAAGATGCGGTTCTGCCGCTTCATCGCGATTTCGCGGTCGTCGATCGTCCTCGACGTGTACATCACGCGATACATCGCGAGCAGGTCCTCGGCCTGGAGGTCCCGCCATTCGGGGCGGGCGAGGGCGCTGAGCGCGCGCTCCAGGTCGTCGGTCTGGTCGATAGGGGTTGCCATGTGGCGGGAATCTAATCGTCCCTCCGGCGTCTAGAAACCGTCCCTCCGACGTCTAGAAGCCGACCGTGCGAAAGCGGCGCAGTTGCGGGAGAATCGAGGTGGAGTGGTCCCCGATCGGGTCGCCGTCGCCGCTCTCGGGCATGAGCTGGCTCAGCGCGTGCAGCATCGCGACGGCGTAGTCGGAGAACGCCCGGTAGGGCGGCGCGTGGCGAAACCCCCACGCTCCCGGCGGAAGCAGGAGGAGCCAGCGCAGGTCCCCCGCCAGCTCGATGAGGTCCCCTTCATCCAGCGCCAGCTTCGGTTCGCCCATGGCCAGCCGCGTCAGCG
This DNA window, taken from Candidatus Palauibacter soopunensis, encodes the following:
- a CDS encoding ferredoxin family protein yields the protein MTYIITEPCMSEKDASCVDVCPVDCIYEGEDQYYIHPEECIDCGACVPECPVEAIYPDDEVPEQYDAFTAKNYTYFDVPPPD
- the lpdA gene encoding dihydrolipoyl dehydrogenase, translating into MSETYDVVVVGAGPAGYVCAIRAAQLGLRTACVESGSYEGGLGGTCLNWGCIPAKALLESAALAHNLQHHGARMGVKPVEVEYDFSAAVKRSRIITRKLTAGVKYLLGKNKVDIVQGRGRLAGAGRVAVESEDGETREIATRNVVFATGSVMKTFPGFELDGEKVIGSREALGLQELPAKMAVVGAGFVGVEFADVFNAFGVDVTLIEALDTLVPFEDPEIGKALERSFKKRGIRNLTNTRVKHLDRDASPMVLTVVNPDGSETAEETDLVLMAVGRRPVSENLGLEKNGVAVENGFIRIDEWCRTNQPGVYAIGDVAGQPMLAHVGSHEGIVAAEHIAGAAKHPMTYGNIPSVGYCHPEVASIGMSAAQAEEAGYEVVTGKYPLGAHGRALTAESADGFVKIVADAKYGEVLGVHMIGHNVSELVAEVGMARELEATLDEIVGHAHAHPSMAEAVMEAAFAALGRSIHM
- the pdhA gene encoding pyruvate dehydrogenase (acetyl-transferring) E1 component subunit alpha, translating into MSAANSDRSAATISDAPAGAAPEGASSGDPDAFLGLSKEECVELLREMIIERRFEEKAAEVYQVGKIGGFCHLYIGQEAVSAGSISPLRDDDYVVTAYRDHAQAIARGMTPNAVMAELYGRVDGCSKGFGGSMHMFDKTLNFMGGHGIVGSHLPLAVGVGYAIRYRGGDQVCLCFFGDSVVNIGAFHESMNMAARWKLPVIFLLENNRYGMGTDFRRVAAVKELKDRGRAYEGLTSLDVDGMDVLAVRQAMEEAIERARNEKTPSFIEARCFRYMGHSMADPMHGTYRTREEVEKWRSDDPILSFTRQLMDAGRLTEEEYKAIDREAKDIAEESAAFADRSPFPDSEALYRYVYSDGYPDDMRRRDAWRKELR
- a CDS encoding dihydrolipoamide acetyltransferase family protein, which translates into the protein MAQLSPTMEEGKLIEWKVAEGDAVAQGDVVAEIETDKANMDVEALGGGVLRKIIVQEGATVPVGALIGVIAEPDEAIDDLLAEAEAAGGDGPAEGPAEEPATAAVEPAATAVAPEPVAPVEVAADPAGAAPGGAAAVAGGRIKASPVARRMAAESGIALAGLTGSGPGGRIVKADIEAALAGGAPGVAPVPAPAPAPPTEAPLPPAPAPPPPGLEDRVEEASQMRKAIARRLGQSIGPVPHFFLTTEVDMGRALELRADLNARFADGKIGVTDLLLKATAEALNRHPAVNASWEENAIRYHGAVHLGIAVALDEGLITPVLRDAGRKGLRQISVEARDLIARARARKLAPEEYQGGTFSVSNLGMFEIDQFTAIINPPEAGILAIGQTVEKPVAVDGQVVVRKRMRVTMSCDHRVIDGASGAAFLGAFKAMLENPLEMIL
- a CDS encoding pyruvate dehydrogenase complex E1 component subunit beta, with product MAVLTYREALNDALREEMERDDSIFIIGEEVGEYDGAYKVTKGLLDQFGEWRVRDAPIAELGFAGLGVGAAMAGLRPIVEFMTWNFALLAIDEVVNAAAKMYQMSGGQYNVPIVFRGPGGAALQLAAQHSQSPEPWYSYVPGLKVIAPATAKDAKGLLKSAVRDNDPVVFIESEIMYNLVRDEVPEEEYLTPIGKAEVKREGSDVTVVCHSKMVHQALAAARALEKEDIDVEVLDLRTVRPLDVDAIVASVRKTNRAVVAEEGWPMCNVGAQVVDDIQREAFDSLDAPVARVNGLDVPMPYAKNLEKLVTPNADHVAAAVRHVCYAD
- a CDS encoding DNA-formamidopyrimidine glycosylase family protein; translated protein: MPELPDITVYLEALDARILRRTLERVRLASPFLLRSFEPPLTEAHGRRVVALRRLGKRIAIGLAVPDDGEDEPELWLVLHLMIAGRLRWRDPGVTIPRRLGLAAFDFADGSLLLTEAGTKKRASLHVVKGAEALARHDPGGIDPLTADPDVFRETLTARNHTLKRALTDPRLFSGIGNAYSDEILHRARLSPIKWTSRLDDEEIGRLREATRHTLEQWTCRLRDELAGEFPEKVTAFHDEMAVHGKYGRPCPECAAPVQRIRYADNETNYCAACQTGGKVLADRALSRLLGKDWPRSLEALEELRSGGPEPAPGDGA
- a CDS encoding DUF4031 domain-containing protein gives rise to the protein MIRYHYHTSRKDIPRLGIAKGDPLCHVYSDVSREELEAWGRRHGLEPAWIHDSTLPHFDAFGARLEWCGPAVTRAELKDHIRAWRARRRA
- the lipA gene encoding lipoyl synthase; translated protein: MKPLEVIQGGSTADAWPSRKPRWLKVRAPGGPNYLRLKELMRGLELSSVCEEARCPNIGECWEAGTATFLIMGDVCTRNCPYCAIAHGRPEELDEDEPRRVAEAIERLQLNHCVITSVDRDDLPDGGAWIFAEMIREIRLRRPECSIEVLTPDFQGNPEAIRTVIDARPEIFNHNMETVRRLHRVARPGGRYDRSLDVLTTGRQLDDRVLIKTGIMLGLGETAADIEEFMGDALEAGVQILTLGQYLRPSRDHLPIDRYVSPEEFLRWKEIGESRGFLHVESGPLVRSSYHAREQVVELRRRVAALAAG
- the lipB gene encoding lipoyl(octanoyl) transferase LipB translates to MSGERQLRAVDLGRREYREVLELQRSIARWRRKSPPDHDLLLLVEHLPVITIGRGSREDFIPPDQAWLAEAGLDLVEIERGGDLTYHGPGQLVGYPILDLRAHRQDLHWYLRRIEEVLLRVLAKCGLPAFRVESYTGVWTGSPPAGSLETVEHDGFGTVAAGRADALIGAGAIRKVASIGVHASRWITLHGFALNVTPEPLENFRGIVACGIHGVRMTSLASEGASLTLEEAGEAVVRAFPAAFPSLATSPAPEVGLRI